From the genome of Trichosurus vulpecula isolate mTriVul1 chromosome 6, mTriVul1.pri, whole genome shotgun sequence:
AGATGGTTAAGTGTCTTTCTGATGCTGAGCTTGGCTTGCTTCCGAGATGGCTTCCAGGAGCTCTTGCTGTGGTGGAGGAGTCTGGGGCCCGGGGCCAGGGCTGTGACTGACTTATAGCAACCCTTCTTGCGTCTGTCTCTTCAAGGCAAACGAATGCACGTGCAGCTGTCCACCAGCCGGCTCCGGACCGCCCCTGGGATGGGAGACCAGAGCGGCTGCTATCGGTGCGGGAAAGAGGGCCACTGGTCCAAAGAGTGTCCGGTGGATCGGACGGGCCGCATGGCAGACCTGACCGAGCAGTATAACGAGCAGTACGGAGCCATTCGTGCACCCTACGCCATGAGCTACGGGGAGTCAGTGTATTACAGTAACGCATACGGAGCGCTTGATGCCTACTACAAGCGATGTCGAGTCCGGTCTTATGAGGCggtggcggcggcagcggcagcctCTGCATACAACTATGCAGAGCAGACCCTGTCCCAGCTCCCACAAGTCCAGAACCCAGTCATGGCCAGTcatctcacctccacctctgtcGACCCCTATGATAGACACCTGTTGCCAACCTCAGGAGCTGCCGCCgccaccgctgctgctgctgcagccgcGGCAGCTGCTGTCACCGCAGCCTCCACCTCCTATTACGGACGGGACCGGAGCCCCCTGCGCCGTGCCCCCTTGGTCCCGACTGTTGGAGAGGGCTACGGTTACGGGCACGAGAATGACCTGTCCCAGGCCTCGGCAGTTGCACGGAATTCTCTGTATGATGTGGCACGGTACGAGCGGGAGCAGTATGCAGACCGGGCGCGGTACTCGGCCTTTTAAAGCTTGAGGTGAGAGCAGTGTGGTTGCCCTCTTGGGGTTTTGTTACCTTTGGCAGCCCCAGAGTCCAGGCTGCTATGTTGCTTACCCAGGAATGGGGTTgtcagtggggggtggggaggtggtggGGGCGGGGATGAATTCTAGACATCTGTTGCCTCTTCATCGGTGCTATCTCAAGTCCCTGGCCCTTGTGGCAGATTTCCTAGGCCCTGCTACTGTTGGCATGGCAGGAGTTaatctttttcccttttgggCTGGAAAGAAAACGAAGTATGGCAGTGCCTCTGAACTTCCTGGTTCCAGGGGTCTCTACTATTGATTTGGCTGCACATCTGCCCGCTGCCTGTTCTATAATGATCCCCAAGGAGCTACATCCCAGCAGGCACAGGATAGGGTTTCCCTCAGGGCAGGATCAGGCAGAGGGTGCAGCAAGGGTCCTCTGCGTGGCAACATGTCAGTCAGAAAAGTTGTTCTGATGAACAGAGTTCGGCTAGTTAGGCTGCAGGGTGAGCTCGTTCCTCCTAGCGTAAGATCTTGGGGTCCTGCACTGGGTGTTCCCAAAGTTTAGGCTTCAGTAATTGATGATGGCAGTCCTGTCTTGTCTTACCTTGTTCggttttatcattatcattttatcaTTGTTCTTTGCACACTTGGTGATAGTTTCTTGTCCTCTTAAGTCACCTGGTTTCATTTAAAATTGTACTTTGGATAGcccttttagttttaatttttatatggGGAAACTCAGGAAGTTGTAGCCTCTTGCTCTGAGATCTGGCCCCCAAAGATGCTTTTTGGGGCTCTTGGCTTTTTCTTCTACTCTGCTCTTTGGGACCCCTCCTGTTTTTCCACAGCTTTGGGACCCCTGACTCATCAAAGGTTCTTGTTAGTTCCCCTTGTTTCAATTGACTCATTGCCCTTTCTAGAGACTATCATTTCCTGTGGCCACCCTGATGGTAGCTTGGTAGATAGGTAGGGTCTGCACAAGGTCTCAGCCGGGAATCACACCCAAAGTCCTGGACTCCTCAGCCAGTGTCCTCTCCAGCACATCTGCTCTCCCTTAACATCTGAGGCTCTTCCCAGGTGAAGGTGGATGCTTGGGAGCCTTGGTGCTTGTCTTTAATTCCTAAAGCTGGTGTGACTTGAGAAGCCCTTGCCAGCCTGAACCCTGTTCTTGACTTACTCTCTAGAGGCCTGCTGGCTGCTCCCTCTCTCACTGTGGGTGTCCTCTTGGACACATGGGTCTCTTGTGACCAGGTTCCCCTCTTGGGGTGACGTCAGAAACAGTTGGGTGTCAGTGTTTCCCCATCCCCTTATCTCTTCCACTGGCCCTTCAGGAAAGGAGTCAGAGAACAAGGCACAGGACTTTTTGCGCTTCCCATTGCTTTCTGGTTTTAAGGCCTTtcatctgggggggggggtgcggagtGAAGATTGCCTGTGCAATGCTTTGAGAGAGGGTGAGGCTTTGAAGGCCATcccaggagggaagggaggagatggaTTTTCACAGCCATGCTGAGCTTTTCTTTACTGTAAGCCCATGTATTGTGCTTTCTTTCAGGTGGGATGTGtgggggctgaagccctgggatGCGGTTGTGCATGAGAATTCACCCTTCGTGGTCCCCCATCTTCGGGATGTTCTCACGGCTTTGTGCATTGGGTCCCTCAGGAACCACGGACTTTAATTTAACCTTGCTAAGTTGAGACTCTCCTCTACCCACCCCGccaccccccttcccccttcgTTCTCCAGTACCTTCCTACCCCTGTTCTGTTCTCCCAGTAGCCTTAACTATGTCCAGAAACTGTGGCAGGGCCTGTGTTGTCTCCCCACTCATCTGCTTTCACTAGGTGTTGAATTGGGGGATCATCACAGTTGCTGAGGGGCTCTGGTTCCTTCTCCACTTTGCCCCTAGTGGCTTGCGATGGGTAGACATGTAGAGTtggtcacctttttttttttttaagtgaaataaatgtttttcaatttAGGGTGTGTCTGTTTTGAGAGAGTCCTTATCTGGGGGTGAGTTCTTGGGTCCTTTATCTATACCTAGAGGGGAAGTGGGGGGTGATTGATTTGGAATCATTTCTAGCCACTCAGCTGCTCTTGATGAGCATAAGAGGGGAGGCCAAGGCAGAGAAAGTTAGGGAGAAAGGGCTTCTTCCCCAGATACCAGAAAGCTGGTTTGTGCATCGTTTACCCGTAGGCTTGACCACCATGGCCCGCTTGCTGATTAACTGGCCTGGCTCTTTCCTTTGAGTATTGGCAGGCTTGAAAAGATAACATTCACAGATTGATTCAGTGCTGAATAGAGGTCTTCTAGTTTATCTGCAATCTCCAGTCGGCCCTGATCTGGAGGCTGGCCATCCTAGGCCTTAGGGTAGATGCCTCGCATCAGACTGCTTCATCAGGCAAGGAACAGGCATCCTGAGCAGCCTTGACCTTGCTACAGGAGGCCGAAGGGCTGGCTGACTCGAGCTGTGCCAAAGCATAGCTACCTCCACATTCTACCTGGAGATCTCTTTGCTGCTGCCTACAGCACCACCACCAACAGACTCTAGGCCTGTGATTAGCTCGAAGCTGCTGCCTCTGCGGGGAGGTGAGTCCTCAAGGCTCCTGAATGCCTGGCTTAGTGTTCTAGTGGTCGGCTCGACGCAGGTGCGGAGGCTAGAAGACCGGGTCGTGGCTGTCATGTCGGAGAGCTCAGATTGAGTTAGACTGAGCTGCTTTTTGTTCTGTCTTTAAAGAAACATCACTGTAATTGAGTCAAAGGCTAGAAGTCACATGGTTGGATATTTGGCTGGAACCCTCCTTAGCTGTGTTACTAATTTTCTAGAACCAAGGGAAGGTGTCCTCTGAAGCATGGCTGTCTTTGCCACCCACCCCCAAAAGGTGCTCCTGTGGAGATACTTAGTGAGAAGTGGGATGCTTGGTAAGACTGGGTTTTAAGGCTAGGCCCAGTCAGAAGGCTGGGGAAATTTGCCGGAACGAGGTGGCTGAGCCTCCTTTCTTCTGAATCATAGTTTGTGAGACAATGGGGCAGGATAGATAGGAGTCTGGCTccagagtcaggaaatcctgagcccTCCTCTCCATGTATGATGTGGGCAAGGCTGGCACTGCCTCGCTGTGCCTCTGCCAACCAGCGCTGGGCTGGGAAACCACAGAGATGATCATTCTGCACCTGAGGGTAGGGGGATCTTTACAGGCACGTCCTCACTGCTCTGAATCCTGAGAAGAACCTTGGGCCTGCCCGGGGATAGGGAGGAGATGAGTTAGTACTTAGTTCCAGGGAAAGAGAAGTCACCTCTTTCTTCATTGTAACCTTATGTAGGAAAGGGCTGGCAGGGCATCACTTGGTGCTCTCCTCAGTGAGCGAGCAGTGTGTCCAGGTCTGAAGTGTCcctggaggtggaggaggagaccCTTTTCTGTACCCCTGTTTGTTTGTGTTCTGTCTCACCTGCAGGAGGGGTAAGTCTTCTTCAGTCACCCTTTCAGGGGGAAGCTTGATTTACTCTTCGGCGGCAGAGGGTTGGGGCAGTGATGCTGCCAGGGTAGATCACAGCACAGGCAGATGGGGCGGGGTAAAGTGGCACAGTCTTGATTTGGAGGGCACATCATACTTGAACCCAAAGGTAGCGTGTTATCTGGGTAGAAAAGAAGGCACGGCAGTGACCATGTATCTTAACTGGTCTCCGATTCAGCCGTTGGACGGGGGACTGGCTCCCAGCTCAAAGCTCCTTGGTGCCTCCTGGGGACAGGTGCCAGTGGAGGTCAGGTGCTGGATGGTAGATGGAGCTGGTGGGCTTAGCAGACACCTCAGGAACGTAGCAGCTTGGAATGAGGTAGCCTCAGACATGGCTGCCCTTGGCTTTGTGCTGCTTAAACAGAGACAGAGCCCAAGTCCTGGGTGATGGAGCCAGCCTCGCTGCAGGCTGGGTGCCCAGCTGAATCTTAATGGGGAAATTGAGTAGGGAAAACATTGTTAACTTGGGTTCAGAAAATCAGTTTCTCAAAGACAGCACAAGAGAGATGTGTCTGAAAAAGCCGTGGAGATTTCAGTGTATCTTGAGCCAGATGAAATGGTTTAGTCACATCAGTTCTGTCTAACTCTCTGTGGTcgcttttgggggttttcttggcagagatgctggaggggtttgccatttccttctccagctcattttacgtatgaggaaattgaggcaagcagggtgaagtgacttgtccagggtcatacagttagtaagtgtctgagggagggctttaactcaggtcctcctgccctcaggcctggcactctgtctactgtaccactcAGCTGCCCCCGGATGTGATACAGACACCCATAATGTCACAAGCTCTTAAGGTGCATTGAGAGGCATTGCCGACAGCAGGGGTGTCCAAGactctgccctctgtctctgaGGATCCCTGGGGGAGGGCCTCATAGGCACTTAAAAGCCTCGTGATTTTGGCAGAGCTTTTCCAGGCCCGTTTTCGCTTGGTTTGGGCTGCTCTTAGAGCCCTTGGATGCCTCTTCGGTATAGGAACCTGTGGAGGTGACCATCCCGCTCTGGTGGTTAGTACACGCCTGGAGAATTCAGAGGACCGTGACTGGCATGGTGGAccctagctgcatgactctgggaaagtcacttaacctctgcctcaggttccttccctgtaaaatgagagtggtaACAGCACCCACTTTGCAAGGTTGTTAGGAACATCAAGCGAGATAATGTTTGTACAAAGTATTTAATGCAGTGTCTGGCCTATATTAaggctatataaattcttattcctttcctatcctcttctctaccaTGTGCTGAGCCCTGGACCAAGCTCTGGAGATAGAATTACAAAAGCAAAGActatccctgccctcgaggagatGATGGTCAAGTAGGAGAGCCAACACATAGGGAAGGGGTGGCCAGGGAGGGGCACTTTGGGTCTGAAAGTTCCTGGAAAGGTGTGTGAGAGATTACCAAACCCCACTCCCTCTTAGCTATGGCAGGGTCACTTTGGTCTTGGTCTCAGAACTGTAGGGCAGGAGGGGTGCAGGTGTTGGGGCAAAGgagtaggaagagatagagacTGGTTGGGGCTGATCTGGACATGGGCCGCATGAGACACCGGCTAATGAGGACAGCAGGGCCTCAAGGACTGACGTTTTGGAGATGAGAAGGTGAAACTGCCCAGGCTTGATCGCTGATCCCAGGGGTAGGGTCCAGAAGAGGATCTTCCTGTGGAAGGCACTCAGGCCATAAGGAAGCTGGGGTTGGGATGGGCAGAGACGGGGAGACGCGTATGTTTGAGTGGATGCCATGGGGCAGAGGGATCGGATCAcagtttcagagctggaaggggccttaggttcaaacctcatttaacagataaggaaactgaggctcatagagacGGCCGCCTACTGGGCACCCTGTGCCTTTTATGTTATACAGTGGGGCCTCAGGCACTCTTGTCATTCTGCTCAGCCCCAGAGGCAGGAGGTAGAGTTTTGGGGGAGGCTGCTGGTAATCCCCAGTCAcagtctttctgggcctcaaaGTGAGGGGGCCAGTTAGGCAGGATAACCTTGAAGGCTCCTTCCAGCCTGAATCTGGTCTTCAGACAGGCTAGATTCTCTTTCAGGTTGGACTGGCTGCCTCCAAGGCCCCATCCGATCATGAGACTGAGATGCTTTTCTTTAGCAGAGCCTGGTAATGATAACAGCTATAGAAAGCTTTTGGGCTTTGCTGTTCTCATCCTCCCCTTCTATTACAGAGAACAAAATCAAGATGAGGTCGATTGCTATCTCCCTCAGTGCCTCCCAGCTAGTGGGAGGCCAAGGGGGAAGCACGGGGTCTTTGCTGATCCCCTGTTTCTTCTTCGGtccactgcttccctctgccctGGCTGCCTTGGaatcttttcctctttgcttaGCTTTAGCCCCTCTTCTTTTTCACCCTGCCCTTGTGGTGGAGGGCACGCACAAATCCGTCCCAAATGGGTGGAGCAGATGCTTTCCTGGGCCCCTGATGGTGGTGGGCAGCCTTGAGGACCAGCCTTGGACTTGGTTTGGAGCCCTGGGTCTCATGGCACCGAAGGTCAGTCACAACCCAAGTTAGAGAATGTCCAGAAGACATAAAGTCAACTTTTTAAGGTTGTTTCTCTGGCTAATTTATTTGTCACTTTGGGAGGagctatatattctatatattcagTCTGAGCCCCTGACCCTGGAGCTTGGGGCCTCTCCCAGTGTCAGCAAGACTGGCatgaggagggagggtgggttTTCAGCCTCCTGGGGCTCAGTCTGGGAAGGTGCGATTGGGCTCTGAGTAGTTTCACACCAGCAGCGTCTTGGACTGGAGCTAGAAACCGATTGGACTTGACTGGTTCATGGCCTTGACGTGGCCCGGAGTAAACCCCTTCAGAACAGGAGAACCTGATTTCTTTGAAGGTCGAAGAATCTGCTTGAGAATTTGGATGCCAGGGTTCTCTGGATCTTCAGCGttatttggggaaaaacaaagaacCAGCAACGCCTTCCTTTGAATGCTTTGCTACTCACTGGTGTCATTGTCACAGAGctttggaagaggggagataatccCTATTCCCCTTTAATTTAGACttgaatgaaacaaaataatgCTTGAGTGAAATTAGTGTGGGAATAGCAGGTCCAGAATAACTCTCCAGGAAGTGGGGCGTGGCTGGGGTGTTTGGGCCCTCCAGGAGATAGAACAATGAATGTGGAAGCTCCCTTCACAGGGCGGGTAGGGCCTCAGCGCACCCCCTGGATGTGCGTGGCAGCCTCGGAACTCGTCCCCCCTCAACTACACTAGGAAGCCAGGTCCTTCACGAGGCCAGGTCTGCGCAGCCTGTCGCACACAGCAGCAGCTTCATTCCGGCCTTTCTGGTGTGTGTCTGACAGTGAGTGGCTGCCCACCCTGCTTCATGCCAGGAGGAAGGTGTTCTGGTACTGGACCACCCAGttattcttttaaagttttaCGAATACCCTTTGCTTTAGATCTCTCCCATTTCTGAACACATCTCATCTTTCTCTCCTACCTAGTAAGCTTTACTTGTTCTGCAAACCCAAGCCACCAACACAGTTGTGTATTCCTTGTTTCTTCAGATGCCACAGCAGCCTGAAGGAACGAATGGATAAATCAATAGGTATTtagtttttctttgacttggaagctccagattttggccacaatattcctaggagtttctgttttgaggtttctttcaggggAGCGCCAGGGGATTCTTACTCTTCTAAGAGTTCTGGGTAGTTTCTTTCAAGATTTCCTGAAATAGGATGTTTAGGCCCTTTTTTCTGGTCGTGGCATTCAGATTGTCCAATGATTCTtacattttttcctccatctgcTTTCCGGGTCATTTTTTGCTACGAAGTACCTTATTTTTAGtctcttgactttgttttaatatttcttctaataagtatttattaggcacctactgtatgccaaacactgtgtcaAATGCTGAGGATTCAAGCACAgggaaacaattcctgccctcaagatgcttacattctagtggggaagaTAACAAATACGCGTCCGAATGTATACAGAATAAAcgtaaagagaataaatagagaTGAATGCGGAGGAGTTCAATACAGGTTTGTCTGGGAAGACTGTAGAAGGTAAGCTGTGACTTTAGCAGAAGGGGAGGTGAGGGCAGCGCTGTCCAggccagaggcagagagaaggccGACACTTTCATCATGGACGGATTGTAAAATGTGGGAGAAAGAGTCTGtccaggaag
Proteins encoded in this window:
- the LOC118853090 gene encoding RNA-binding protein 4 isoform X2, which encodes MVKLFIGNLPREATEQEIRALFEQYGKVLECDIIKNYGFVHIEDKTAAEDAIRNLHHYKLHGVNINVEASKNKSKASTKLHVGNISPTCTNLELRAKFEEYGPVIECDIVKDYAFVHMERAEDAVEAIRGLDNTEFQGKRMHVQLSTSRLRTAPGMGDQSGCYRCGKEGHWSKECPVDRTGRMADLTEQYNEQYGAIRAPYAMSYGESVYYSNAYGALDAYYKRCRVRSYEAVAAAAAASAYNYAEQTLSQLPQVQNPVMASHLTSTSVDPYDRHLLPTSGAAAATAAAAAAAAAAVTAASTSYYGRDRSPLRRAPLVPTVGEGYGYGHENDLSQASAVARNSLYDVARYEREQYADRARYSAF